One region of Estrella lausannensis genomic DNA includes:
- a CDS encoding nucleotidyl transferase AbiEii/AbiGii toxin family protein, with protein MTSDLEKSFKAKLRAVAKEKKRDPAELWQTLTLERFLARLAKSEYRKHFILKGGILLSKYIEIGRETTDLDFLAKKISNELNSLKLVFEKIANINLQDGFLFQEIKVSELTHPHMGYPGVEVSMMAYFGKTRFKVAIDIGFGDIVDSIEYSIPLTKSSKGSLFEGNITLSCYPKEFIFAEKLETIIHRGSFNSRMKDFHDLYSMISSQPSLGHVEEIIRTVFEHRETQLALPITHDADELSRLQIFWNEYLRNLRTGNLAPLPEKIADVIAKINNWLRLNTGLFTR; from the coding sequence ATGACATCAGACTTGGAAAAATCTTTTAAAGCTAAGCTACGCGCAGTCGCAAAAGAAAAAAAGCGCGATCCGGCAGAACTTTGGCAAACTCTGACGCTAGAGCGTTTTCTCGCACGCCTGGCTAAATCAGAGTACCGCAAACATTTTATCTTGAAAGGCGGCATTCTCCTATCAAAATATATAGAAATCGGAAGGGAAACGACAGATTTAGATTTTCTTGCAAAGAAGATAAGTAATGAGCTCAACAGTTTAAAACTTGTTTTTGAGAAAATCGCAAACATTAATTTACAAGATGGCTTTCTATTTCAAGAAATTAAAGTTAGCGAACTTACCCATCCACATATGGGATATCCAGGAGTGGAGGTATCGATGATGGCTTATTTTGGAAAGACAAGGTTTAAAGTCGCAATTGATATTGGTTTTGGTGATATTGTCGATTCTATTGAATACTCGATTCCGCTTACAAAATCCTCCAAAGGCAGCCTTTTCGAAGGAAATATTACGCTCTCCTGCTATCCCAAAGAATTTATTTTTGCAGAAAAGTTAGAGACAATCATACATCGTGGATCATTCAATAGCCGTATGAAAGACTTTCACGACCTTTACTCCATGATATCCTCACAGCCATCCCTTGGTCATGTTGAAGAGATTATCCGTACGGTATTTGAACATCGAGAGACACAGCTTGCTCTGCCAATTACTCATGACGCGGATGAATTGAGCCGATTACAGATTTTTTGGAATGAATACTTGAGAAATTTACGTACGGGAAATTTAGCACCCCTCCCCGAAAAGATCGCTGATGTTATTGCTAAAATCAACAATTGGTTACGATTGAATACTGGGTTATTCACTAGATAA
- a CDS encoding type IV toxin-antitoxin system AbiEi family antitoxin domain-containing protein produces MRHSKYKKQLEPFQHVPFFTAQQAADRNVPRHAIAYLVKKGTLERIYPGTYRFSEYEPEVDFQWENLGLIAASMPEGVICLISALCYYELTDQVMREIWIAIPHKSYAPKRPNTKIIRMRNISLGKTEISFGEYKVKIFDRERCVIDAFRYLSKEIAIKAIQRYFQSTYYKPDPKKLGAYAKTLRVNITPYILSCTT; encoded by the coding sequence ATGAGACATTCAAAATATAAAAAGCAATTAGAACCCTTTCAGCATGTCCCTTTCTTCACAGCTCAGCAAGCTGCGGATCGGAACGTGCCAAGACATGCGATCGCTTATTTAGTCAAAAAAGGTACTTTGGAAAGAATTTACCCAGGGACATATCGCTTTAGTGAATATGAACCCGAAGTCGACTTTCAATGGGAAAATCTGGGACTAATAGCAGCGAGTATGCCGGAAGGAGTCATCTGCTTGATTTCTGCTCTTTGCTATTATGAATTAACAGATCAGGTGATGCGAGAAATCTGGATTGCTATTCCGCACAAATCTTATGCTCCTAAAAGGCCAAATACAAAAATCATCAGGATGCGTAACATCTCCCTCGGAAAAACCGAAATTTCTTTTGGTGAATATAAGGTAAAAATTTTTGATCGAGAGCGTTGTGTCATTGATGCTTTTCGCTACTTAAGCAAGGAAATTGCTATTAAAGCTATTCAAAGATATTTCCAAAGTACATACTACAAGCCTGACCCCAAGAAATTAGGCGCATACGCAAAGACATTACGCGTCAACATCACCCCTTATATTTTATCCTGTACAACATGA